Proteins encoded together in one Candidatus Sulfotelmatobacter sp. window:
- a CDS encoding TonB-dependent receptor — MLVTDDAGTLIAKRLPFGLYRVRIQQPGFADVVTSVEVRSAIPIEYSVKLNVAPLSTSVTVQDAAALIDSDRAGAANEIGGQAIETRTTSLPGRSLQDLVNSQPGWLYEGNAVLHPRGSEYQTQFVVDGIPLTDNRSPSFGPEIEADDVDSLTIYTAGIPAEYGRKMGGVVEVNTLRDAQPGFHGQAVLSGGSLDTAGAFLRVQDTWNKNTFGASASGSTTAHYLNPVVPENFTNRGTSGDFSLSFERDFTPKDRLTLSLRHELSRYEIPNEEIQQDPQLRTPAPPAGTPSQLQTGDNFETIGMASYQHIFSPNTLADIRGMVRDNSNDLNSNASSWPLIAVQHNEFREGYVNADMSVHHGHQEWKAGIESDNVFLHENFSYMITANPNDPFYPFHDGTPTTFAFAGSRPNLEQSAYVQDLIHFKNWTVDAGLRWDRYQLLVNQNAVSPRFAVSRYFPDAGLIVHASYDRVFQTPSFENILLSSSAQVTSLNPSVLRLPVEPSHGNYFELGGSKSFLRQMRFDGNYFRRYVNNYADDDQILSTAISFPIAFRKAILYGAEGKIEVPHWGRFSGFLSYSYIVGNAWFPVTGGLFLGDDATNATTQLTGHFPDSQDQRNTARIRVRYQLTQRVWVASGAEYGSGLPFDFGGTYAQALAEYGQAVVDRININSGRIKPTFSFDMSTGADLYKSDKLTLRLQADGENLNNRLNVIDFGGLFSGNAIGPPRSYFVRLAATF, encoded by the coding sequence ATGCTGGTAACCGACGACGCGGGTACGCTGATTGCGAAGCGTTTGCCCTTTGGCTTGTATCGAGTGCGGATCCAGCAGCCGGGGTTCGCGGACGTTGTCACCTCGGTAGAAGTTCGCTCTGCGATTCCTATCGAATATTCCGTCAAGCTCAACGTCGCGCCGCTCTCAACCTCCGTCACTGTGCAGGATGCCGCCGCTCTTATCGATTCCGACCGCGCGGGCGCGGCCAATGAAATCGGGGGCCAGGCGATTGAGACGCGCACGACGTCGCTGCCGGGCCGATCGCTCCAGGACTTGGTCAACTCGCAGCCGGGGTGGCTTTATGAAGGCAATGCCGTGCTGCACCCCCGCGGCTCGGAATATCAAACTCAATTCGTCGTCGATGGAATCCCGCTCACCGACAATCGCTCACCCAGCTTCGGCCCGGAAATCGAGGCCGACGATGTCGACTCGCTCACTATTTACACGGCCGGTATTCCTGCTGAATATGGGCGCAAGATGGGAGGGGTGGTAGAAGTCAACACTCTGCGTGACGCGCAGCCAGGTTTTCACGGCCAAGCTGTGCTTTCCGGAGGCAGCCTTGACACGGCTGGAGCCTTCCTCCGGGTGCAAGACACCTGGAATAAAAACACGTTCGGGGCCAGCGCTTCAGGCAGCACGACTGCCCACTATCTCAACCCTGTCGTTCCCGAGAATTTCACCAATCGCGGCACCAGCGGAGATTTTTCCCTGAGTTTCGAGCGCGATTTCACACCCAAAGACCGCCTGACCCTTAGCCTTCGCCACGAACTTTCGCGCTATGAAATTCCCAACGAGGAAATTCAGCAAGACCCACAGCTTCGGACGCCCGCGCCACCGGCGGGAACCCCCTCTCAACTCCAGACCGGCGACAATTTCGAGACCATCGGCATGGCCTCCTATCAACATATCTTTTCGCCCAATACTCTGGCCGACATCCGTGGCATGGTTCGCGACAACTCTAACGACCTTAATTCCAACGCTTCTTCCTGGCCCCTCATCGCAGTACAGCACAACGAATTCAGGGAGGGATATGTCAATGCCGACATGTCCGTGCATCATGGCCATCAGGAATGGAAAGCGGGGATCGAGTCGGACAACGTATTTCTTCATGAAAATTTCAGCTACATGATTACCGCGAATCCCAACGATCCCTTTTATCCCTTCCACGACGGCACGCCTACGACTTTCGCATTCGCCGGCAGCCGTCCCAATCTTGAGCAGTCCGCTTACGTTCAAGATCTCATTCATTTCAAAAACTGGACCGTGGACGCCGGACTTCGGTGGGATCGCTACCAACTGCTGGTCAACCAAAATGCCGTCAGCCCGCGGTTTGCCGTCTCGCGCTACTTTCCCGACGCAGGCTTGATCGTTCACGCTTCCTATGACAGAGTCTTTCAAACGCCCTCGTTTGAGAATATCCTGCTGTCGAGTTCCGCTCAGGTGACGTCTCTGAATCCCAGCGTGTTGCGTTTGCCGGTCGAACCATCGCACGGCAACTATTTCGAATTGGGTGGGAGCAAGAGCTTCTTGAGACAAATGCGTTTCGACGGGAATTATTTTCGTCGCTACGTCAACAATTATGCCGATGACGATCAGATTCTCAGCACCGCCATCAGCTTTCCTATCGCTTTTCGCAAGGCGATTCTCTACGGCGCCGAAGGCAAGATCGAAGTGCCCCATTGGGGGCGCTTTTCCGGTTTTCTCAGCTATTCCTACATTGTGGGAAATGCCTGGTTCCCGGTTACTGGCGGCCTGTTCCTCGGGGACGATGCGACCAATGCTACGACCCAGCTGACCGGGCATTTTCCCGATTCGCAGGATCAGCGCAACACGGCCCGAATCCGGGTCCGCTATCAGCTCACCCAGCGCGTATGGGTGGCCAGCGGCGCCGAATATGGTAGCGGTCTGCCCTTTGATTTCGGCGGCACTTACGCGCAGGCATTAGCGGAATACGGTCAGGCCGTGGTCGACCGGATCAACATCAACAGCGGCCGCATCAAGCCCACGTTCTCGTTCGACATGTCGACCGGAGCCGATCTTTACAAGTCGGACAAGCTCACTCTTCGCCTGCAAGCCGACGGCGAAAATCTCAACAACCGCCTGAACGTTATCGACTTCGGGGGACTCTTCTCGGGCAATGCTATCGGCCCGCCACGAAGCTATTTCGTCCGGCTCGCGGCGACTTTCTAA
- the nrdR gene encoding transcriptional regulator NrdR, which translates to MKCPFCGFANDKVVDSRESKEAESIRRRRECLKCGKRFTTYERIDEIPYMVVKKDGRREKFDRQKVLNGLLRACEKRPVPISKLEQIVNESESFVMESAERERKTSELGELIMNRLRRYDKVAYVRFASVYLDFKDVKEFMNELKDLVKVKGA; encoded by the coding sequence ATGAAATGTCCTTTTTGCGGATTTGCCAATGACAAAGTCGTCGACTCGCGCGAAAGCAAGGAAGCGGAATCCATCCGCCGCCGTCGCGAGTGCCTGAAGTGCGGCAAGCGCTTCACGACCTACGAGCGTATCGACGAAATTCCCTACATGGTCGTGAAAAAGGACGGCCGGCGGGAGAAATTTGACCGTCAGAAAGTTCTCAACGGCCTGCTGCGGGCCTGCGAAAAGCGTCCGGTTCCCATCAGCAAACTCGAACAAATTGTGAACGAATCGGAATCCTTCGTCATGGAATCCGCTGAGCGCGAGCGCAAGACCAGCGAACTGGGCGAACTCATCATGAACCGCTTGCGCCGCTACGACAAAGTCGCGTATGTGCGCTTCGCGTCCGTGTACCTCGATTTCAAAGACGTTAAAGAATTCATGAATGAGTTGAAGGATCTGGTGAAAGTCAAAGGAGCGTAA
- a CDS encoding Rieske 2Fe-2S domain-containing protein, translating into MAEPETPQVNPNPEAAKPEATKPAAPKSATAPSATTPPQDATKYVGTPAVGTSKAAAAAGVAGTAPSTDIDRHRRRFVWTMVTGFLMAWFLAFFRFFLPRTLFEPNSVFKIGYPSEFALGVDTKFQQKYRIWVDRTPDRLFVIYARCTHLGCTPDWKPSENKFKCPCHGSGYDSEGINFEGPAPRPMDRAKVELAPDGQIIVDTSRLYQWPKGQPTHFNDPGAFLTGV; encoded by the coding sequence ATGGCGGAGCCGGAGACCCCGCAGGTCAATCCGAATCCCGAGGCCGCGAAGCCCGAAGCAACGAAACCCGCAGCGCCGAAATCCGCAACCGCGCCGTCCGCGACGACGCCGCCGCAGGACGCCACAAAGTATGTTGGCACGCCGGCGGTAGGAACCTCGAAAGCGGCAGCGGCAGCGGGCGTGGCTGGAACGGCTCCATCGACCGACATCGACCGTCACCGCCGTCGTTTCGTCTGGACCATGGTTACCGGGTTCCTGATGGCATGGTTCCTGGCGTTTTTCCGGTTCTTCCTGCCGCGCACTCTCTTCGAACCGAACTCGGTTTTCAAGATCGGCTACCCGTCGGAATTCGCGCTCGGTGTCGATACTAAGTTTCAGCAGAAATACCGCATTTGGGTAGATCGCACGCCCGATCGGCTGTTCGTGATTTATGCGCGCTGCACGCATCTGGGCTGCACGCCCGATTGGAAGCCCAGCGAAAATAAATTCAAGTGTCCCTGCCACGGCAGCGGTTACGACAGCGAAGGGATCAACTTTGAAGGCCCTGCGCCGCGGCCCATGGACCGAGCGAAGGTCGAACTTGCGCCCGATGGACAGATCATAGTCGACACTTCGCGGCTCTATCAGTGGCCAAAGGGACAGCCCACGCACTTCAACGATCCCGGAGCGTTCTTGACGGGAGTGTAG
- a CDS encoding DNA-formamidopyrimidine glycosylase family protein codes for MPELPDIAAYITALEPRIVGQPLKRIRVSSPFLLRTAQPPLASAEGRTVKELRRVGKRIAIGMGDDLWLVLHLMIAGRLHWRPAEAKLNGRQNLAAFDFPEGSLVLTEAGSKKRASLHVVSGGEGLRTFDAGGIDVFASDLDTFRAVLTAENHTLKRALTDPRLLSGIGNAYSDEILHAAQLSPITVTNKLRAYEWQRLFAATRETLQLWITRLRSEAEAAFPEKVTAFRKDMAVHGRYGLPCPRCGDKILRIRYADKETNYCARCQTGGKVLADRSLSRLLGSDWPRTLEELEALKRR; via the coding sequence ATGCCCGAGTTGCCGGATATTGCCGCGTATATCACCGCGCTCGAACCGCGCATCGTCGGCCAGCCGCTAAAGCGAATCCGCGTGTCCAGCCCATTTCTTCTCCGCACAGCGCAGCCGCCGCTGGCGAGCGCAGAGGGGCGCACGGTGAAAGAACTGCGCCGCGTTGGCAAGCGCATTGCGATTGGCATGGGCGACGATCTCTGGCTGGTGCTGCACCTGATGATTGCGGGCCGGCTCCATTGGCGGCCTGCTGAGGCGAAGCTGAATGGACGGCAGAATCTCGCGGCGTTCGATTTCCCTGAGGGAAGTCTGGTTCTGACCGAAGCCGGCAGCAAGAAACGCGCATCGCTTCACGTCGTAAGCGGAGGAGAGGGCCTGCGAACATTCGACGCTGGAGGGATCGATGTTTTTGCTTCCGATTTAGATACTTTTCGGGCAGTGCTGACTGCGGAGAATCACACATTGAAGCGAGCACTCACCGATCCGCGACTGTTGAGCGGCATCGGCAATGCTTATTCCGACGAGATCCTGCACGCGGCGCAGCTATCGCCGATTACGGTCACCAACAAGCTTCGCGCCTATGAGTGGCAGAGGTTGTTCGCAGCGACGCGGGAAACGCTTCAGCTTTGGATCACTCGCCTCCGCTCCGAGGCGGAGGCGGCGTTTCCAGAAAAGGTGACAGCCTTTCGCAAAGACATGGCGGTGCACGGACGTTATGGTCTGCCGTGCCCAAGGTGCGGCGACAAGATTCTGCGAATCCGTTATGCCGATAAAGAAACCAACTATTGCGCGCGCTGCCAGACCGGGGGGAAGGTTCTTGCGGATCGGAGTCTGTCCCGATTGTTGGGATCGGACTGGCCGCGGACGCTGGAAGAACTGGAGGCGCTGAAGCGCCGGTGA
- the hemH gene encoding ferrochelatase: MTRTTRRVGIVLFQLGGPDTLEAIEPFLYNLFCDPDIIDFPFARIGRKPLAKLISTTRARKVQHHYAAIGGGSPIRRNTERQARALEIELRGRGVDAHCFVAMRYWHPFTREAIQQLRAADCDEVVLLPLYPQHSSTTTGSSLNEWRRLFTDDLPIHCVDTFYRNTMYLDAVIEKVNEALARFPNPERPEIVFSAHSIPMSIVEKGDPYKRQIEETVQLLAERGGWSNPYRLCYQSKVGASRWLQPSLRHTLRQLAAERVREICVVPVAFVSDHVETLGEIDHEAREEAKELGFVQFEMSAGLNDSPKFVQALGRIVLECLGQSVHPLVSLNMIPMNVTGGKFAAPEYVAASGLD, from the coding sequence ATGACGCGCACAACACGGCGTGTAGGGATAGTCCTCTTTCAGCTGGGTGGACCCGACACTCTGGAAGCGATCGAACCGTTTTTGTATAACCTCTTCTGCGACCCCGATATTATTGACTTTCCTTTTGCCCGCATCGGCCGCAAACCTCTCGCTAAACTGATTTCGACGACGCGGGCACGCAAGGTACAGCATCATTACGCCGCCATTGGCGGAGGCTCTCCCATACGACGGAACACGGAACGGCAGGCCCGGGCACTTGAAATCGAACTGCGCGGCCGGGGCGTCGACGCGCACTGCTTTGTGGCGATGCGGTACTGGCACCCGTTCACCCGTGAGGCGATCCAGCAACTGCGAGCCGCTGATTGCGATGAAGTCGTGCTGCTGCCCTTGTACCCGCAGCATTCCTCGACTACGACGGGCTCGAGTTTGAATGAATGGCGACGGCTCTTCACGGATGACCTGCCGATCCATTGCGTTGACACTTTCTATCGTAATACGATGTATCTGGATGCCGTTATCGAGAAGGTAAACGAAGCGCTGGCGCGCTTCCCCAATCCGGAGCGGCCGGAAATTGTGTTCAGCGCACACAGCATTCCAATGTCGATAGTTGAAAAAGGCGACCCATACAAGCGGCAGATCGAGGAAACAGTGCAGCTTCTGGCTGAGCGCGGCGGCTGGAGCAATCCCTACCGACTCTGTTACCAGAGTAAAGTGGGAGCCAGTCGCTGGCTTCAGCCTTCACTGCGCCATACTCTTCGGCAGTTGGCGGCGGAGCGGGTGCGCGAGATATGTGTGGTCCCAGTGGCTTTTGTCTCCGATCATGTCGAAACGCTGGGAGAGATCGATCACGAGGCCCGCGAAGAAGCGAAAGAACTCGGATTTGTACAGTTTGAAATGAGCGCCGGACTGAACGATTCACCAAAATTCGTACAAGCCCTGGGGCGGATCGTGCTCGAATGCCTGGGCCAGTCGGTTCATCCTCTGGTTTCTCTGAACATGATCCCAATGAACGTAACAGGTGGAAAATTTGCCGCGCCGGAATACGTGGCTGCGTCCGGTTTGGATTAG
- a CDS encoding isocitrate dehydrogenase (NAD(+)): MSHKVTLIPGDGIGPEVTQATVRILEATGVKFDWETFAVGAEAFEKSGEYIPKDLIESIERTRVGLKGPVTTPVGGGFPSINVALRKKFELYANFRPIRNLPHIPTRYPDVDLIIVRENTESLYSGLEHEVVPGVVESLKIITEKASTRIAKFAFEYARKNQRKKIHAIHKANIMKLSDGLFLRCCRIVAKDFPELTYAEHIVDNTCMQLVMNPYQYDMLVMENLYGDIISDLCAAFVGGLGFVPSANLGDECAIFEAVHGSAPDIAGRNLANPTALLRSALLMLRHLGEHAASTQIRNALERVYRHTEKLTQDIGGKSGTSQFADAVIAEMQTPSS; encoded by the coding sequence ATGTCTCATAAAGTAACCCTAATCCCCGGCGACGGCATCGGCCCGGAAGTCACGCAGGCTACCGTGCGCATTCTGGAAGCGACCGGGGTGAAGTTCGATTGGGAAACCTTCGCCGTAGGCGCAGAAGCTTTCGAAAAATCTGGCGAATACATTCCGAAGGATCTGATTGAGTCCATCGAGCGCACCCGCGTCGGGTTGAAGGGTCCGGTGACGACGCCTGTCGGTGGCGGCTTTCCCAGCATCAACGTAGCGCTGCGAAAGAAGTTCGAGCTATACGCCAATTTCCGGCCGATCCGCAACCTGCCGCACATTCCCACGCGTTATCCCGACGTCGATCTGATCATCGTGCGCGAAAACACCGAAAGTCTTTATTCCGGGCTGGAGCACGAGGTGGTGCCCGGGGTGGTTGAAAGCCTGAAGATCATCACCGAGAAGGCCTCGACGCGCATCGCCAAGTTCGCCTTCGAGTATGCGCGGAAAAATCAGCGCAAGAAGATTCACGCCATCCACAAAGCGAATATCATGAAGTTGTCGGACGGCCTGTTCCTCCGCTGCTGTCGCATCGTCGCCAAAGATTTTCCCGAGCTTACCTATGCCGAGCACATTGTGGACAACACCTGCATGCAACTGGTGATGAACCCTTACCAGTATGACATGCTGGTCATGGAAAATCTTTACGGCGACATCATCTCCGACTTATGCGCCGCATTTGTAGGCGGATTGGGATTTGTGCCCAGCGCGAACCTCGGGGATGAGTGCGCGATCTTTGAAGCGGTGCACGGATCGGCTCCGGACATCGCGGGTAGAAATCTGGCCAATCCCACGGCGCTGCTGCGTTCGGCGCTGTTGATGCTGCGTCATCTCGGCGAACACGCGGCATCGACGCAAATTCGCAACGCGCTGGAGCGCGTCTATCGGCACACGGAAAAGCTGACCCAGGACATCGGCGGCAAGTCGGGCACATCGCAGTTCGCCGATGCGGTGATTGCAGAGATGCAAACCCCCAGTTCGTAA